In the Terriglobia bacterium genome, ATCGACGACGTTTCGGCACGACTGAAGTCGTGCCCTGATACATCGATCTGAATGTGCTATTTCCCTGCCAGCTCCTTCTTCACCGTCTCGCTCACCACTTTCCCGTCCACGCGGGCGCCGGCGAACTTGGCCATGACGTTTTTCATCACCGCGCCCATGTCCTTCATCGTGGACGAGCCCATTTCAGCAATCGCTGCCCGAACCGTGGCGGCGATCTCGTCCTCGCCCACCGCCTTGGGCATGTAAGTTTCGATGAGCACGATCTCGGCGGCCTCTTTGTCGGCGAGGTCCTGCCGGCCGCCCTTGGTGAACTGCTCGACAGAGTCCTTGCGCTGCTTGATCAGCGTGCCCAGCACCTGCAGCGCTTCGCGGTCGTCGAGGGGGGCGCGCTTGTCGATTTCCTTGTTCTTGAGCGCGCTTTTGACCATGCGCAGGGTGGAGAGGCGGCGCTCGTCGCGCGCCTTCATCGCCCCGACCATATCTTTCTGAACTTGCTCGCTGATGCTCATGGTGGCTCCTGCGGATGGTGCATCGTGCCGATCGAAAAATTTCCGCGCTACTCGGCCGAAATCGGTGTCGCCATCGCCCGAGCGCCCATTATAGTGGTGCGTGGGCTTGCGCCGGGGTCTTATGATTCGCGCCGTGCCGCCCGGGCGATGCGCCGGGAAAATTTCATCGCCGGCCAATCACCAGGACATCAGAGTCTGAGTGAGAACCCAATTTCGTAGACGGCGGTGGTCAAAGTGGGCCGAAAATCCAGCCGCAGAGCGGCGGGATTCGTTAGCCCAGCGCGGCAGCGCTGGGGATAGTGGAAGAAAATTGTCGAGCGCCAGCGGCGCGACACAGGTCTCACACAATCTCATCAGCTTCGAAGCGTAGCTCATCAGCAATCATCCGGCGGAATCATTCCGTCATTACACGAGGACGGCAATCATGTTACGCAAGAATCGGCTCTTCACTCCGGGGCCGACGCCTCTTCTGCCGGCCGCGCAGATGGCCATGGCGGCGGCCAACCTTCATCACCGGACCGCGGACTTTCGCGCGCTCTATACGCGCCTGCTGGCGGACCTGAAAACCTTTGTCGGCACGCACCATGACGTGGTGCTGATGGCGTCGTCGGGCAGCGGGGCGATGGAAGCCTCGGTGGCCAACCTGACTTCGCCCGGCGACAAGGTGCTGGTGCTGACCGCGGGAAAGTTTGGCGAGCGCTGGACCGAGCTGGCCAAGGCGTACGGCCTTGCCGCCGATGTTGTCAGCGCACCGTATGGCCAGACTTTCGCGCTCGATGCCGTGCGCGCGCGGCTCACGCCCGACACGCGCGCCGTCTACATGCAGGCGACGGAAAGCTCGACCGGCGTGCGTCACGACGTCGAAGGGGTGGCGGGTCTGGTGCGCGAGTCCGCTCACGACACGCTGCTGGTGGTGGACGCGATCACCGGCCTGGGCACCACCCGGTTCGACGTGGACGGGTGGGGCATTGACGTCATCATCGGCGGCTCGCAGAAGGCGGTGATGGTGCCGCCCGGACTGGCCTACTGCGCCGTGAGCCCGCGCGCGTGGTCGCGCATGGAAAACGCGAAATCCCCGCGCTATTACTTTGACCTGCGCAAGGAACGCAAGGCCGGCGCCAAGGGCGAGTCGGCGTTCACGCCGGCCATCGCGCTGGTGGCGGCGCTCGCCGCCGCCATGGATTACATCCGCGAAGCCGGCGCGGGCAATCTGGCCGCCGGACGTGACGCGCTGATCGCCAACGCCGCGCTCTGCGCCGAGATGACCCGGGCCGGAGCGCGTGCGCTGGGATTGAAGCTGTACGCGAGCGTGCCGTCCAACGCGCTGACCGCGATTGCGGCGCCGGACGGGCTTGACTCCGGCGTAATCGTCAAAGCGTTTCGCGACAACTTTGGCGCGGTGGTGGCCGCCGGCCAGGGCGATGTGATGAAGTCCGCCCTCTTTCGCATTGCCCACCTCGGGTACTACGATTATCTGGACACCATCGGCATCATCGCGGCGCTGGAGCAGGTGATGGCGCGCATTCGCCCGGTGGAATTTGGCACGGCAGTGGCGGCGGCGCAAACGGTGTACGCCGAGCGCTGCGGCGCAAAACCCGCAGCAAGCGCTGTGTAGGGCTTATTCTTGTGCGCGGCCCGAAACAGCCGTTAGTCGTTGGTCGTTAGTCGTTCGCAACTCCTTTCGGCCATCGACCATCGACCATCGACCATCGACCATCGACGACTAGCGCCATAACAGACCATAGCGGCAGGTGTTATGAAAATTGTTGTAGCGGAAAAAATCTCTTCTTCTGCCATCGATATCCTGCGCGAAGAAAAGCGCTGGAACATCGTCACTCCCGACCAGCTTGACGGCCGGCTGGCCAGTGAGATCGCCGATGCCGACGCGCTGATCGTGCGCTCCGCCGTGCAGGCGGACGCCGCCCTGTTGGAGCACGCGCAAAAGCTGCGGGTCATCGGGCGCGCGGGCGTGGGCGTGGACAATGTGGACCTGGAGGCCGCGACCCGCCTCGGCATCGCGGTCATGAACACGCCGGGCGCCAACGCCGTGGCGGTCGCCGAGCACACCATGACGATGGCGCTGGCCATGGCGCGCCACCTCTGCCGCGCCGACGCGCTGATGCACGCCGGCAAGTGGGAAAAGAAATCGCTGCAAGGCACGGAGCTGCGCGGCAAAACCCTCGGGATCGTTGGCCTGGGCCGCATCGGCATGGAGGTATCGCGCCGGGCTCGCGCCTTTGGGATGAAGCTGGTGGCGCACGATCCGTTCGTGTCGCCGGAAGTGGCGCGTCAGGCGGAGATCGAGCTGACCACGCTGGAAAAGGTTCTCGCCGCCGCCGATTACGTCACCTTGCACCTGGCGCTCACGCCGCAAAGCGCGGGCATGATCAACGCCGAGACCCTGCGCCTGATGAAAAAAGGCGCGCGGCTCATCAATTGCGCGCGCGGCGAACTGGTGGACGAAGCGGCTGTAGCGGCTGCCTTGTCGCATGGACATCTCGCCGGGGCGGCGCTCGACGTCTTTGCCGAAGAGCCGCTGAAGAATTCACCGCTGCTCACCGCCCCGAATGTGATTCTCACCCCGCATATCGGCGGTTCCACGCATGAAGCGCAGGAGGCGGTCGGAGTGCAGATCGCCGTCCAGGTACGCGAATTCCTGCGCCGCGGCGTGATGCAGAACGCGGTCAACGTTCCATCGGTTTCCGACGCAGAGTACGCCGAGCTGCGACCCTACATGACGCTGGCCGAGCGGCTCGGGGCGTTCATCGCGCAGGCGGCCGAGGGCGGGCTGGAGGAAATCGGGATGCAATTCAGCGGCCCCATCGCCGACGGAAAAACCAAACTGGTGCGCAACGCGGCGCTGGTCGGCGTGTTGAATTCCGTGCTCGCGGAAAAGGCCAACCTGGTGAACGCGTCGGCGATGGCGGAGGAGCGCGGCATCCGCGTGCGCGAAACCGCCAAGCCCAAGGTGTCGGGCGGAAGCGCGGGCAGCGTCATTACGGTCCATCTGAAGACCTCCCAGGACGAGCACGCGGTGAAGGGCACGGTGCTGCACGGCGTGTCGCCACGGCTGCTGTCGGTGGACGGAATTGATGTCGAGGCCCCGCTGGAGCGCAATCTGATTTACCTGCGCAACCGCGACGTGCCGGGCGTGATCGGAAAAATCGGGACCATCCTGGGCGAGGCGAAAATCAATATCGCCAACTTTTCACTCGGTCGCGCCGAGCAGGCAGCGCGCGCGGCCGCGGCGCCGGCCAGCGGTGGACATGGCTCCGGCGGCGAGGCGGTGTGCGTAGTGCACGTGGATTCGCGGGTGCCGGACGCGGTGCTGCACAAGCTGCGCGGCATCGCCGCCATCACCCTGGCGCGGGCCATCCGGCTGGGATAAGTCTTCAGGCCCCAGTCTTCAGTCTTCAGTCTTCAGGCTTCAGTCTTCAGTCTTCAGGCGTCAGACCGGCATTTCCTGACGACTGACGACTGAAGACTTTCCTAACGACTGAAGACTGACGACTGAAGACTTTCCTGACGACTGAAGACTTTCCTGACGACTTTCCTGACGACTGAAGACTGACGACTGAAGACTTTCCTGAAGACTTTCCTGACGACTATTCTGCCTGCTCTTGATCGTGCTTGAGGCGCTTGGTTTCGGCGAGCAGCGACATGCTGTGCATCAGGTTCTGCAGCGTGATGATCCCGACCAGGCGGCCGCTGTTCACCACCGGCAGCACGGTCACACCTTGCGACGTCAATTTGCGGAAGGCGGAGGCCAGCGTGTCGCCCGACTGGCAGACCGAGAAAACACGGTTCATCACCGACTGCACATAGCCGTTGCCGCTGGCGCGGAGGGCAGCGAGAACCTTCTGGCGCGAGATTACGCCCACCATGTCGCAGCCGCGAACCACCGGGAAATCGTCCTGCAGCGTGTGCACCGCCTTGTGCAGCGCGTCTTCCAGCGTGTCGGCGGGCGAGAGGGTGGAAAAGTCGGTGAGCATGACGTCTTCCAGCCGCACCTGCTCGAGCACGGACTGAAAAACGGCGGAGCGGTCTTCCAGTTGCGCGGCCACGAAAAGGAAAAATCCCACCAGCATCAGCCAGGTATTCCAGATGCCGCCCAGAATGAACGCCATGGCGAATCCCTGGCCGATCGACACCGCCCGGCGTGTGGCCCGCACCTGGTCCATGCGGCGGGCGAGCAGGGCGCGCACCATGCGGCCGCCATCGGCGGGATAGGCAGGCAGCAGATTAAACACCCCGAGAAAAATATTGATCCAGAACAAGCTGCGCGGCAGGTTGCCGGAATAGATGAAAGGCTGCTTCCACAGGGCGGCTTCCGGGGCGACGCTCAGCACCACTGCGGCCGAAAGGAACGCCATCAGCAGATTGATCAGCGGGCCGGCGAGGGCGATGCGCAGTTCGTGGTTGGTATCGAGCTTTTGCCGCGAGGGCTCCTGCAGCAGGTTGACGCCGCCGATCGGCAGCAGCACCACCGAACTCGCCGGCAGTCGCTGTTGCAAGGCGGCCAGCATATGCGCCAGCTCGTGCAGCAGCACCGACGCCAGCACCAGGCCGACCAGCGCCAGCCCGCGTCCTACGCCGGCGGCGCCCAGGCCGCTGGCTTCCGTCATCCACACGTACATCAGCAGAAAGACGAACGTCAGGTGGACGCGAACATCGATGCCGAAAACGCGACCCGCCGAAACCGACCAGCTCCTCATCAGTAGCACACCCGGAATCATTGTAAATGGTGGAAGGGAGTTGCTGGAGGTCTTTCGGTCATTCGGTCGATCGGTCTTTCGCTCGATCGGTCAATCGTCATTCGCTATTGCAATCCGGCGTCCCCTCCGGCTGATAGACCGACAGACCGATAGACCGATAGACTCGCAGGATGCGCGTCATCGCCGGACAATATCGCAGCCGCCCGCTGCGCTCGCTGCGCGGCATGGACATCCGGCCTACGTCGGATCGATTGCGCGAGACCTTGTTCAACGTGCTCACCGCCGGGCGTCCCCAGGCGCTGGCCGGAAGCGTGTGGCTCGACCTGTTCGCCGGAACCGGGGCGGTGGGAATCGAAGCGCTCAGCCGGGGCGCGCACGCGGTGCACTTTGTCGAGTCCTCGGCGCGCGCCGCCGCGGTCATCCGGGAAAACTTGCGCGCGCTCGGCATCGGCGGAGGATTTGAGATCCACGAGCGCGCGGTGCTGCGGGCGTTGCGTCTGCTCGACAGCCAGGCGGTCGAGCCCGACTACGTTTTCCTCGATCCACCTTATCGCAAGCAGGAAACGTACGCCGAGACGCTCCGGTTCCTTTCGCAATCGCGGCTGCTGCGCCCGGCGAGCACGGTGATCGCCGAACACGAAAAGAAATTCGATCCCGGCGAGCGCTTCGGAGCGCTCCAGCGCTACCGCCTGCTGCAACAGGGAGACGCGGCCCTGAGCTTTTACCGGCTGAGCGCGTGAGAAAGCAGTTGGTATTTGGTGGTTGGTAATTGGTAGTTGGTAATTGGCAGTTGGGAGGACTGGTTTCAAAAGTCATTCTTGGGACGGGCACGGCTTCATTAGGCTGCTGATAAACTCCAATTGAAGCTCGTTTTGAAAGGGCGCGGCGAAACCTGTCCCGGGCGGAGCCGAGGGAGCCGCGCCGCAGAAGCCCTTTATTATTGTCATTCCGAGGGACCTCAGAGTTTGTGTGAGAACCCCTTTCGGGAAGCGCAGTGGTCCAATCGCGCCCATAATCCAGCCGCGGAGCGGCGGAATTCGTTAGCCCAGCGCGGCAGCGCTGGGGAAAGTGGAACAGGATTATCGAGCGCCAGCGGCGCGGCACAGTTCTCACACACGCTCTTCAGCCCCGCGGAATCTCGGCTTTCTTCCATCCACGGAAGTTTGCGCGCGCGATGTTTCCTGCCACCGTCGTACCGCTACATCAACAACTCGTCGGTGCGGCGCACGATGGGATGCTGGCGCTCCGCCAGTTCGTTTTTCACCTGGTTCAGCCCGAAGACGCACTCCTCGAAGCGCGCCGAGAGTTTGGCGAACAGGGGCGCCGCTTTGGCGTACTCGAACCACTCGAACTTGGAGACGATGTAATAGCTCTCCTTGCCGGCGCGAATCAGGTCCACAAAATTTTCCAGCCGCTGGCGGCGCAGGCGCCGGCGATTGATCGCCTCCGGGAACATGCCGGTGAAAAACAGGGTGTAGTCGCCAATGTGCTTGCGCACGGCGCGCTCGCGGTCAAACGAGGGCGCTTCGCCGAATACCGGGTCGGCCTCCAGCAGCATGGTGCCCACATCGTCGAGCGGGCGCCCGCCGGCGTCGCGAATGCGGTGCAACTGCTCGATCTCGGTGAATTCGGTGAGCATGTTGGCGATGTACCCGCTCACCTGCGGATCGCGCAAGCCGATGGTGTGGTGAAAATGTTCGCTGACCAGCTCGAGAAAAAACTGCTGCAGTGGATGCGATTCGGGAATCAAGGTTCGGCCCTTCCCGGTGCCTGTTGCGGTAGATACCGCAATTAGCTCACAGACGCAAGTGACTTTTGGCACGCTCTCGGGTGACTCCGTTCCCCACGCGCTTTCTGGCAGCCAACCCCGTCGGGGAGTGCCAAAGAAGTTGTTCGCCGCGCCAGCTCTCCGGTAATCTTCACGGATGCAACGATGCTGGGGACGCTCGCTGGTTTTCCTCTTGTTCGCGGCCACATGGTGCGCCGCGGTACCGGCCGTGGCGCAGAAGAGCGCGGCTGACGCAGTCATGGACCAGGCTTTCGCGGTGCGGCGATTCCGCCAGGCGGCCATCTCGCCGGACGGCAAGCGCGTCGCCTGGGTGGAGTCGCTCAAAGCAGCGGACGGTACGCCGACCGCCGACGCGGCCATCTACGTCGCGCCCCTGAGCGATCCGGCGGCCCGAAAACGGATCACTGCGGCCGCCGGCGCACCGCACCGCGAGCACGACATTGCGTGGTCGCCCGATGGCAGCGAACTGGCGTTTCTTTCCGATGCAGAAAGCTCCGGGCAATTGCAGCTTTGGGTTGCCGGCGTCACCTCCGGTTTGGCGCGCCAGTTGACGCACTTCGCCGGGTATCTGGCCGATCCCCAGTGGTCGCCGGACGGAAAGACGCTGGCGTTCTTGTTGATCGAGAACGCGCCGCGGGCGGCCGGGCCGCTGGTGGCGATGGAGCCGGCGGTCGGCGTCATCGAGGAAACGGCTCACGAACAGCGGCTGGCCACGGTGAGCGTGGCGGGCGGCGCGGCGCAACTAATATCGCCTCCCGATATGTACATCTACGAGTACGACTGGTCGCCCGACGGCAAGACTTTCGCGGCGACGGCGGCGCGCGGCTCCGGCGATAACAACTGGTGGATCGCCCAGCTCTACACCCTGCCGGCGTCGGGCGGCGAGATGAAATCCATCCTCCAGCCGCCGCTGCAGATCAACCTGCCGCGCTGGTCGCCGGACGGCCGCAGCATCGCCTACATCGGCGGATTGATGAGCGACTTCGGTTCGATCGGCGGCGACGTCTACACCGTCCCCGCCGGTGGCGGCGCGCCGCGCAATCTGACTGCGGGCATGAAGGCGTCCGCGTCGTGGATCGCGTGGCTGGCGTCGGGAAAAATTCTTGCGGTGGAAATCGCCGACGGGCAATCCGCCATCGCCACCGTGGATCCCGCCAGCGGCGCGGCCAACACGTTGTGGACGGCGGCGGAGTCGGTGCACGCCCAGGGATGGAGCCTGGCGGCGTCGGTGGCGCGCGATGGAACCACTTCGGCGGTAATCCGCAGCTCGTTCGCGCATCCCTACGAAGTGTGGGCCGGGCCCCTGGGCGCGTGGAAGCAGGTGACCAACGCCAACCAGTCGCTCCATCCCATGTGGGGTGAGGCCCGGAGCCTGCACTGGTCAAGCGACGGCATGCGCGTGCAGGGCTGGCTGCTCTATCCGCGCAATTTCGACCGCGCCCGCAAGTACCCGCTGGTCGTGGTGGCGCACGGCGGGCCCGCCAGCGCCTGCCTGCCCACTTGGCCGGGTTGGCCGTTTGAAGCGCCGCTGGCCAGCCAGGGCTACTTCGTGCTCTGCCCGAATCCGCGCGGCAGCTACGGTCAGGGCGAAGCCTTCACCCAGGGCAACGTGAAGGATTTCGGCTACGGCGATTTTCGCGACATCATGGCCGGCGCCGATGAGGTTCTGAAGCAAGCCCCGGTGGACCCCGAGCGCATGGGCCTGACCGGTTGGAGCTACGGCGGCTACATGACCATGTGGGGGGTAACGCAGACGCACCGGTTTCGTGCCGCGGTGGCTGCCGCCGGGCTGTCCAACTGGCTGAGTTACTACGGCGAGAATGACATTGACCAGTGGATGATCCCCTACTTCGGCGCCTCCGTGTACGACGATCCCAAGGTCTATGAGCGGAGCGCGCCTATCACTTTCGTCAAGCAGGCAAAAACCCCGACGCTGGTGGTGGTGGGCGAGCGCGATGGCGAGTGTCCGGCGCCGCAATCGTTCGAGTTCTGGCACGCGTTGAAGACGTTCGGAGTGCCCACCGAACTGGTGGTCTATCCCGGCGAGGGCCACATATTCAGCCGGCCCGAACACCAGCGCGATGTGGTGCGCCGCATGCTGGACTGGTTCGCCAAGTACATGCCGGAGGAGAAGTCAGAACTAAGAAGTCAGAAGTAAGAACTAAGAAGTCTGTCAGACGAGCGGTTACCTACCCTTCGAAAAGCGCCCTTCGGCTTCGCTCAGGACAGGCTCCGGCCGGGGCACCCACATTAGGGTAACGACGGAAACCGTGGTCCACCCGCCTCAGCAATGTCCAACTTACGTGCCGTTGCTGCACGCCGCCCCGGCCGCACCTTAAGAGTCATGAGCGCAGTTACTTTTGTACTGTTGGCGTGGGTTTCACGGTAGGTATCTTCTGAAAGAACACTCCTTTTGTGGGAAACCGGCGATGCCAGTTGCGATCGGACAACAAAGCGAGACACTCCGACAAGGCACATCGGGTACCAGTTTGCCGTCTGGATTGCCGCGGCTCAACCTCGTGGTTGTCGGGCTTGCGGTTGTACTTGCCATCACCGCCGCTTACTACAACAGCGTGAATAACGGCTTTCACCTGGATGATCAGTACGGCCTGATTCTCAACCCGTGGATCCGGAGCCTGCACAATATTCCGCGTTATTTTGTCGATCCGTTCACGTTGACCATACATAGTGCGAACGCCGATTACCGGCCGGTCCTGCAAGCGACCTACGCGTTGAATTATGCGATCTCGAAATACAAACCCTGGTCCTGGCACCTGCTGAACCTGCTGCTGCACGCGTGGGTTACCGTCAATGTGTTCGCCCTGGGGCGCATTCTTTTTGGCCGCACACGGATCCTGCCGCTGGCGTGGCTCAGCGAACCGGAAGGCGATGTTGTCGCCTGCGCCGCCAGCTTGCTGTTTGCGGTGCACCCCATCACCACCGGCATCGCCAATTACATGTGGGCACGCTCAAGCCTGCTGGTCGCCGCTTTTGCACTGCCGGCGACCGTGCTCTACTTGCGGGCATTGCGCGGCGGCTCCTCGTTCCAAGGTGTCCTGCCTCCGGCTTTGCTGTACGGCTTGGCACTGTTCACAAAGGTAGAGGCCATCAGCCTGCTCGGCGTGCTGTATCTGGCGGAACTCCTGTTCTGCCGGCAAGCGGAAAAAATGTCGCGGCAACAGCGCCGATACCAGAACCGCAAAGCGGAGGGAAACGGCGGCTGGTCCTTGCCCGCGTTACTACCAACGTCGTCTGGTTGGGCGCGTTTCGTCCCCTTGCTGGCGGTTTCGCTGGTCTACTTCGGCATCCGTTTCTTCGG is a window encoding:
- the rsmD gene encoding 16S rRNA (guanine(966)-N(2))-methyltransferase RsmD gives rise to the protein MRVIAGQYRSRPLRSLRGMDIRPTSDRLRETLFNVLTAGRPQALAGSVWLDLFAGTGAVGIEALSRGAHAVHFVESSARAAAVIRENLRALGIGGGFEIHERAVLRALRLLDSQAVEPDYVFLDPPYRKQETYAETLRFLSQSRLLRPASTVIAEHEKKFDPGERFGALQRYRLLQQGDAALSFYRLSA
- a CDS encoding alanine--glyoxylate aminotransferase family protein, which produces MLRKNRLFTPGPTPLLPAAQMAMAAANLHHRTADFRALYTRLLADLKTFVGTHHDVVLMASSGSGAMEASVANLTSPGDKVLVLTAGKFGERWTELAKAYGLAADVVSAPYGQTFALDAVRARLTPDTRAVYMQATESSTGVRHDVEGVAGLVRESAHDTLLVVDAITGLGTTRFDVDGWGIDVIIGGSQKAVMVPPGLAYCAVSPRAWSRMENAKSPRYYFDLRKERKAGAKGESAFTPAIALVAALAAAMDYIREAGAGNLAAGRDALIANAALCAEMTRAGARALGLKLYASVPSNALTAIAAPDGLDSGVIVKAFRDNFGAVVAAGQGDVMKSALFRIAHLGYYDYLDTIGIIAALEQVMARIRPVEFGTAVAAAQTVYAERCGAKPAASAV
- a CDS encoding site-2 protease family protein, producing MRSWSVSAGRVFGIDVRVHLTFVFLLMYVWMTEASGLGAAGVGRGLALVGLVLASVLLHELAHMLAALQQRLPASSVVLLPIGGVNLLQEPSRQKLDTNHELRIALAGPLINLLMAFLSAAVVLSVAPEAALWKQPFIYSGNLPRSLFWINIFLGVFNLLPAYPADGGRMVRALLARRMDQVRATRRAVSIGQGFAMAFILGGIWNTWLMLVGFFLFVAAQLEDRSAVFQSVLEQVRLEDVMLTDFSTLSPADTLEDALHKAVHTLQDDFPVVRGCDMVGVISRQKVLAALRASGNGYVQSVMNRVFSVCQSGDTLASAFRKLTSQGVTVLPVVNSGRLVGIITLQNLMHSMSLLAETKRLKHDQEQAE
- a CDS encoding GatB/YqeY domain-containing protein, which encodes MSISEQVQKDMVGAMKARDERRLSTLRMVKSALKNKEIDKRAPLDDREALQVLGTLIKQRKDSVEQFTKGGRQDLADKEAAEIVLIETYMPKAVGEDEIAATVRAAIAEMGSSTMKDMGAVMKNVMAKFAGARVDGKVVSETVKKELAGK
- the serA gene encoding phosphoglycerate dehydrogenase; this translates as MKIVVAEKISSSAIDILREEKRWNIVTPDQLDGRLASEIADADALIVRSAVQADAALLEHAQKLRVIGRAGVGVDNVDLEAATRLGIAVMNTPGANAVAVAEHTMTMALAMARHLCRADALMHAGKWEKKSLQGTELRGKTLGIVGLGRIGMEVSRRARAFGMKLVAHDPFVSPEVARQAEIELTTLEKVLAAADYVTLHLALTPQSAGMINAETLRLMKKGARLINCARGELVDEAAVAAALSHGHLAGAALDVFAEEPLKNSPLLTAPNVILTPHIGGSTHEAQEAVGVQIAVQVREFLRRGVMQNAVNVPSVSDAEYAELRPYMTLAERLGAFIAQAAEGGLEEIGMQFSGPIADGKTKLVRNAALVGVLNSVLAEKANLVNASAMAEERGIRVRETAKPKVSGGSAGSVITVHLKTSQDEHAVKGTVLHGVSPRLLSVDGIDVEAPLERNLIYLRNRDVPGVIGKIGTILGEAKINIANFSLGRAEQAARAAAAPASGGHGSGGEAVCVVHVDSRVPDAVLHKLRGIAAITLARAIRLG
- a CDS encoding S9 family peptidase, encoding MQRCWGRSLVFLLFAATWCAAVPAVAQKSAADAVMDQAFAVRRFRQAAISPDGKRVAWVESLKAADGTPTADAAIYVAPLSDPAARKRITAAAGAPHREHDIAWSPDGSELAFLSDAESSGQLQLWVAGVTSGLARQLTHFAGYLADPQWSPDGKTLAFLLIENAPRAAGPLVAMEPAVGVIEETAHEQRLATVSVAGGAAQLISPPDMYIYEYDWSPDGKTFAATAARGSGDNNWWIAQLYTLPASGGEMKSILQPPLQINLPRWSPDGRSIAYIGGLMSDFGSIGGDVYTVPAGGGAPRNLTAGMKASASWIAWLASGKILAVEIADGQSAIATVDPASGAANTLWTAAESVHAQGWSLAASVARDGTTSAVIRSSFAHPYEVWAGPLGAWKQVTNANQSLHPMWGEARSLHWSSDGMRVQGWLLYPRNFDRARKYPLVVVAHGGPASACLPTWPGWPFEAPLASQGYFVLCPNPRGSYGQGEAFTQGNVKDFGYGDFRDIMAGADEVLKQAPVDPERMGLTGWSYGGYMTMWGVTQTHRFRAAVAAAGLSNWLSYYGENDIDQWMIPYFGASVYDDPKVYERSAPITFVKQAKTPTLVVVGERDGECPAPQSFEFWHALKTFGVPTELVVYPGEGHIFSRPEHQRDVVRRMLDWFAKYMPEEKSELRSQK